Proteins from one Catenuloplanes atrovinosus genomic window:
- a CDS encoding response regulator transcription factor, whose translation MIFSNHVLLRESLHAVLSTELDVTSVGGDDGEALTAAHKIRPDVIVVDLDGPGRHGLRTVRLLVAELPECAVVALTGRHTPHALRQALAAGARGFASREQPPAELVDLIRRVGRGERMIHPGTALATLAAMNNPLSARERDVLRLAARGMPSAAIAAELFLSEGTIRNYLSSVVRKLNCRNRLEAARLAEEAGWI comes from the coding sequence ATGATCTTCTCTAACCATGTGCTGCTGCGGGAATCCCTGCATGCGGTGCTCTCCACGGAGCTGGACGTGACCTCCGTGGGAGGTGACGACGGTGAGGCGCTGACCGCGGCGCACAAGATCCGGCCGGATGTGATCGTGGTGGATCTGGACGGGCCGGGGCGGCACGGGCTGCGGACGGTGCGGCTGCTGGTGGCGGAGCTGCCGGAGTGCGCGGTGGTGGCGCTGACCGGCCGGCACACGCCGCACGCGCTGCGGCAGGCGCTGGCGGCGGGCGCGCGCGGGTTCGCGTCGCGGGAGCAGCCGCCGGCGGAGCTGGTGGACCTGATCCGGCGGGTCGGGCGCGGCGAGCGGATGATTCACCCGGGCACGGCGCTGGCCACGCTGGCGGCGATGAACAATCCGCTGTCGGCGCGCGAGCGGGACGTGCTGCGGCTCGCCGCGCGCGGGATGCCGAGCGCCGCGATTGCGGCCGAACTTTTTCTGTCCGAAGGAACAATTCGGAACTATCTATCTTCTGTGGTACGGAAACTAAACTGCAGAAATCGTCTCGAAGCGGCCCGGCTCGCGGAGGAGGCCGGCTGGATCTGA
- a CDS encoding response regulator transcription factor codes for MVRILLAMPQGLLRGALKYVLSTHPDMDVIAERDAVESTIAAVRSDAPDVTVLDLELLNGPGKDPAGAARAAHSELPDSKILVLVDPRRPGVGSQIAAVPPSIGFLAQTASPERVVEAVRRLAAGEPVIDADLLVAALTPTTPLTERELRVLEVAALGSPVKEIARTMSLSPGTVRNHLSRIIAKTGARNRIEAIHFAKEKGWI; via the coding sequence GTGGTGCGCATTCTGCTGGCAATGCCGCAGGGGCTGCTGCGCGGTGCGTTGAAATACGTGTTGTCCACGCACCCGGACATGGACGTCATCGCGGAGCGCGACGCGGTCGAGTCCACGATCGCGGCGGTGCGCTCGGACGCGCCGGACGTGACCGTGCTCGATCTCGAACTGCTCAACGGGCCGGGTAAGGACCCGGCCGGCGCGGCCCGGGCGGCACACTCGGAACTGCCGGACAGCAAGATCCTGGTACTGGTGGACCCGCGCCGGCCGGGGGTCGGCAGTCAGATCGCGGCGGTGCCGCCGTCGATCGGGTTCCTGGCGCAGACCGCGTCGCCGGAGCGGGTGGTGGAGGCGGTGCGCCGGCTGGCCGCGGGCGAGCCGGTGATCGACGCGGACCTGCTGGTCGCCGCGCTGACGCCGACCACACCGCTGACCGAGCGGGAGCTGCGGGTGCTGGAGGTGGCGGCGCTCGGCTCGCCGGTCAAGGAGATCGCGCGCACGATGTCACTCTCCCCCGGCACGGTGCGCAACCACCTCTCCCGGATCATCGCGAAGACCGGCGCACGCAACCGGATCGAGGCGATCCACTTCGCCAAGGAGAAGGGCTGGATCTGA
- a CDS encoding ABC transporter ATP-binding protein: MRRRLSRGLLGGRHLMGAATRYTVRELWRDRRAVTGLAVWSLVETAPALISGYATARALDDGFLAGDVTTGLAWLGGYALAAGAGALGARGAYRRLGDVVEPFRDRLVRWVVTDALRGAARPDRAAVARMTRQVEVVRDTLAGLLTTVRGFAFSLLAAIAGLVALAPVLAALVAVPLLLGLGLFAALLPRLAARQLSYARADEDLAATAEPMLRAHRDVTAAGAGRWAGGVVSDAVEAQSRAERALGTAGALRGACLAIGGWGPLVVLLAAAPWLVGRGIGAGALLGAMVYVRQGLVPALHLLMTGLATGGLRYGITLRRILVRPAPEHHEVAPPAHGLLRMRDVTFRYGPAAAPVLDRFDLDVEDGEHLVIVGASGIGKSTLAALMAGLIAPQHGEVRCAARVLLPQEAYVFTGTVLENLRYLAPSAPVLRGIAALGAWPLIDRLGGLDGMIDPATLSAGEKQLIALVRAYVSAAPLAILDEATCHLDPATEARVEAAFAARPGALIVIAHRLSSAARGRHVLLFDGARPVLGTHAGLLATSESYQDLSDPALLLGEVDRLDPVACAGLRDDPGEVVAHRAGGE, encoded by the coding sequence GTGCGACGCCGGCTATCGCGCGGTCTTCTCGGCGGGCGGCACCTGATGGGCGCCGCCACCCGGTACACCGTCCGGGAGCTGTGGCGGGACCGGCGCGCGGTCACCGGCCTGGCCGTCTGGTCGCTGGTCGAGACCGCGCCCGCGCTGATCAGCGGCTACGCCACCGCCCGCGCGCTGGACGACGGCTTCCTGGCCGGCGACGTGACCACCGGTCTGGCCTGGCTCGGCGGCTACGCGCTGGCCGCGGGCGCCGGCGCGCTCGGGGCGCGGGGTGCGTACCGGCGGCTCGGCGACGTGGTGGAGCCGTTCCGCGACCGGCTGGTGCGCTGGGTGGTGACGGACGCGCTGCGCGGCGCCGCCCGGCCGGACCGCGCGGCCGTGGCCCGGATGACCCGCCAGGTCGAGGTGGTCCGGGACACGCTCGCCGGGCTGCTCACCACCGTGCGCGGCTTCGCCTTCAGCCTGCTCGCCGCGATCGCCGGGCTGGTCGCGCTGGCGCCGGTGCTGGCCGCGCTCGTCGCCGTACCGCTGCTGCTCGGTCTGGGTCTGTTCGCCGCGCTGCTGCCGCGCCTGGCCGCGCGGCAACTGTCCTACGCGCGGGCGGACGAGGACCTGGCCGCGACCGCGGAGCCGATGCTGCGCGCGCACCGCGACGTGACCGCGGCCGGCGCCGGCCGGTGGGCGGGCGGCGTGGTCTCGGACGCGGTCGAGGCGCAGTCCCGGGCGGAGCGCGCGCTCGGCACGGCCGGTGCGCTGCGCGGCGCCTGCCTCGCGATCGGCGGCTGGGGACCGCTGGTGGTGCTGCTCGCCGCCGCCCCATGGCTGGTCGGCCGCGGGATCGGCGCGGGCGCGCTGCTCGGCGCCATGGTCTACGTGCGGCAGGGGCTGGTGCCCGCGCTGCACCTGCTGATGACCGGGCTCGCCACCGGCGGGCTGCGCTACGGCATCACGCTGCGGCGCATCCTGGTCCGGCCCGCGCCCGAGCACCACGAGGTGGCCCCGCCCGCGCACGGGCTGCTGCGTATGCGCGACGTGACGTTCCGGTACGGCCCGGCCGCCGCGCCCGTGCTGGACCGCTTCGACCTGGACGTGGAGGACGGCGAGCATCTGGTCATCGTGGGCGCCAGCGGCATCGGCAAGTCCACGCTGGCCGCGCTGATGGCCGGGCTGATCGCGCCGCAGCACGGCGAGGTGCGCTGCGCCGCCCGGGTGCTGCTGCCGCAGGAGGCGTACGTGTTCACCGGCACCGTGCTGGAGAACCTGCGCTACCTGGCCCCGTCCGCGCCGGTGCTGCGCGGGATCGCCGCGCTCGGCGCCTGGCCGCTCATCGACCGGCTCGGCGGCCTGGACGGCATGATCGACCCGGCCACGCTGTCGGCCGGCGAGAAGCAGCTGATCGCCCTGGTCCGCGCGTACGTCTCAGCCGCGCCGCTGGCCATCCTGGACGAGGCCACCTGCCACCTCGACCCGGCCACCGAGGCGCGCGTGGAGGCCGCGTTCGCCGCCCGGCCCGGCGCGCTGATCGTCATCGCGCACCGGCTCAGCTCCGCCGCCCGCGGCCGGCACGTGCTGCTCTTCGACGGCGCCCGGCCGGTGCTCGGCACCCACGCCGGGCTACTGGCCACGTCCGAGTCCTACCAGGACCTGTCAGATCCAGCCCTTCTCCTTGGCGAAGTGGATCGCCTCGATCCGGTTGCGTGCGCCGGTCTTCGCGATGATCCGGGAGAGGTGGTTGCGCACCGTGCCGGGGGAGAGTGA
- a CDS encoding ABC transporter ATP-binding protein yields the protein MTNRILLGCVRAAGGHAVVLAVASVTGAVAALLIPAAIGRTVDAVLARDPGSWIAVTAALVVTAALADVLAGLATATGTARATAHLRHALLARIFALPHPIGRPAGDLVSRLGAQAADAGSAVGATVGGLVSVLPPIGSLIALALIDPWLAVALVAGLLLLTALLRGFVVSASESARGYQRVQGAIAALLAEAMAGARTIASAGTAETEIRRVLRPLPELGTHGRGTWAALAVAAGRTALLAPLTQIAVVAVAGVLLAAGRITPGELTAALQYAALGAGLGAILGTLNRLVRARSGAARAAEIIAERPRGYGTLGLPDPPRAAFRFPVIPGASRLPVVPGTLRLEGVTVRAADGRALLDRITLTVPAGATLAVVGRSGSGKSTLAAVAGRLRDPDEGTVRLDGVPLAALARDALAAAVGYGFERPALAGRTVGDAIAMGRDPAFVAEAARVAAIDDYVRRLPRGYDTPLADAPMSGGEAQRLGLARALHGGRLLVLDDASSSVDSVTEARIGAALTRHAAGVTRVVVTHRPATAARADLVAWLDGGRLRGCAPHRELWCDAGYRAVFSAGGT from the coding sequence ATGACGAACCGCATCCTGCTCGGCTGCGTGCGCGCGGCCGGCGGCCACGCGGTCGTGCTGGCGGTCGCGTCGGTCACCGGCGCCGTCGCCGCGCTGCTCATCCCCGCCGCGATCGGCCGCACCGTCGACGCCGTGCTGGCCCGCGACCCCGGCTCCTGGATCGCCGTCACCGCCGCGCTGGTCGTCACGGCCGCGCTGGCCGACGTGCTCGCCGGGCTGGCCACCGCCACCGGCACCGCCCGGGCCACCGCCCACCTGCGCCACGCGCTGCTCGCCCGGATCTTCGCGCTCCCGCACCCGATCGGGCGCCCGGCCGGCGACCTCGTCTCCCGGCTCGGCGCTCAGGCCGCCGACGCCGGCTCCGCGGTCGGCGCCACCGTCGGCGGGCTCGTCTCCGTGCTGCCGCCGATCGGCAGCCTGATCGCGCTTGCGCTCATCGACCCGTGGCTCGCGGTCGCGCTCGTCGCCGGGCTGCTGCTGCTCACCGCGCTGCTGCGCGGGTTCGTGGTCAGCGCGTCCGAGTCCGCGCGCGGCTACCAGCGCGTCCAGGGCGCCATCGCGGCGCTGCTGGCCGAGGCGATGGCCGGCGCGCGCACGATCGCGTCGGCCGGCACCGCGGAGACCGAGATCCGCCGCGTGCTGCGCCCGCTGCCCGAACTGGGCACGCACGGCCGGGGCACCTGGGCCGCGCTCGCGGTCGCGGCCGGTCGTACCGCGCTGCTCGCGCCGCTCACCCAGATCGCCGTGGTCGCGGTGGCCGGCGTGCTGCTCGCCGCCGGCCGGATCACGCCCGGCGAGCTGACCGCGGCGCTGCAGTACGCGGCGCTCGGCGCCGGCCTCGGCGCGATCCTGGGCACGCTCAACCGCCTGGTCCGCGCGCGCAGCGGGGCCGCCCGCGCCGCCGAGATCATCGCGGAACGGCCGCGCGGGTACGGCACCCTCGGGCTGCCGGACCCGCCGCGCGCGGCGTTCCGGTTCCCGGTGATCCCCGGCGCCTCCCGGCTGCCGGTCGTGCCCGGCACGCTGCGGCTGGAGGGCGTCACGGTCCGGGCCGCGGACGGCCGCGCGCTGCTGGACCGGATCACGCTGACCGTGCCGGCCGGGGCCACGCTCGCGGTCGTCGGCCGGTCCGGCTCCGGCAAGTCCACGCTCGCGGCCGTCGCCGGGCGGCTGCGCGACCCGGACGAGGGCACGGTACGGCTCGACGGCGTGCCGCTGGCCGCGCTGGCCCGGGACGCGCTCGCGGCCGCGGTCGGCTACGGCTTCGAGCGCCCCGCGCTGGCCGGCCGTACCGTGGGCGACGCGATCGCGATGGGCCGCGACCCGGCGTTCGTGGCCGAGGCCGCGCGCGTCGCCGCGATCGACGACTACGTCCGGCGGCTGCCCCGGGGATACGACACCCCGCTCGCGGACGCGCCGATGTCCGGCGGCGAGGCGCAGCGGCTCGGGCTGGCCCGCGCGCTGCACGGCGGCCGGCTGCTGGTGCTCGACGACGCCTCGTCCAGTGTGGATAGTGTGACGGAGGCGCGGATCGGCGCGGCGCTGACCCGGCACGCGGCCGGCGTCACCCGCGTCGTGGTCACCCACCGCCCGGCCACGGCCGCGCGCGCCGACCTGGTCGCCTGGCTGGACGGTGGCCGGCTGCGCGGCTGCGCCCCGCACCGCGAGCTCTGGTGCGACGCCGGCTATCGCGCGGTCTTCTCGGCGGGCGGCACCTGA
- a CDS encoding SapB/AmfS family lanthipeptide has product MTLLDLQGMHIEDSTDGGGGSQASLLLCGDSSLSVTTCN; this is encoded by the coding sequence ATGACGCTGCTCGACCTCCAGGGCATGCACATCGAGGACTCCACCGACGGTGGCGGCGGCAGCCAGGCCAGCCTGCTGCTCTGCGGCGACAGCTCGCTGAGCGTCACCACCTGTAACTGA
- the lanKC gene encoding class III lanthionine synthetase LanKC: MDERYDSYCAVDPLFYDALTNTKARTTEYGEDLILPDGWKRAPQQDWTVVGPDEDPLPPQGWKVHISARREDAAEVLTIVWDYCTTRGIGFKFLRGPQMLLMRNSKYAGRGSSGKFITVYPHDDAELEQVCADLSALLAGREGPYILSDLRYGDGPVYVRYGGFAARYCLDDSGKVVPAIANATGTLVPDRRDPVFTVPEWVELPAFLRPHLEARGAAKVASVPYAIEKVLHFSNGGGLYTGRDTRTGDRVVLKEARPHAGLDATGADAVTRLRRERDMLRALADVPRVARVHDEFRLGDHDFLALDFIEGEPLNKALVRRYPLTGPDATDDDLRTFTDWALDVHAQVERVIREIHRRGIVYGDLHLFNVMVGPDDRITLLDFEAARDIAEDARPALRNQAFAAPRDRTGFAVDEYALACLRLALFLPLTAVLRLAPEKAAHFASIIRSRFPVPAEYTDDAVRVIRGDDAPPAPPITLDRDRIATGILATATPTREDRLFPGDIEQFRSGGLSLGYGAAGVLWTLHTCGAGRFPEHEQWLADRVAPPPSGSRLGLWDGLHGVAFALDALGRTGEARDLLDICLGEPWRDLNHDLVSGLAGVGLSLDRFGERAAADEVVSLLADRLDAAPPPADISGRSHPHAGLTRGWSGPAMLFLRRYETTRDPALLDLAARALDRDLHACVLTDDGAMHVNEGWRTMPYLAHGSAGIGIALDRYLRHAPSERFRDASDAISRAARSPFYAQSGLFAGRAGIVAYLASRVGAGIVADAPELARQAGALVWHALPYGDHLAFPGEQLLRLSTDVATGSAGVLLALTMARDPEGTALPLLAPTTTADAPAPRTAVPAGAPA, from the coding sequence ATGGACGAGCGTTACGACTCGTACTGCGCTGTCGATCCGCTCTTCTACGACGCCCTCACCAACACCAAGGCCCGCACCACCGAGTACGGCGAGGACCTGATCCTCCCGGACGGCTGGAAGCGCGCACCGCAGCAGGACTGGACGGTCGTCGGCCCGGACGAGGACCCGTTGCCCCCGCAGGGTTGGAAGGTGCACATCTCCGCACGTCGCGAGGACGCGGCCGAGGTGCTCACCATCGTCTGGGACTACTGCACCACGCGTGGGATCGGGTTCAAGTTCCTGCGCGGCCCGCAGATGCTCCTCATGCGCAACAGCAAGTACGCCGGCCGGGGCAGTAGCGGCAAGTTCATCACCGTCTACCCGCACGACGACGCCGAGCTCGAGCAGGTCTGTGCCGACCTGTCCGCGCTGCTCGCCGGCCGGGAGGGCCCGTACATCCTCTCCGACCTGCGATACGGCGACGGCCCGGTCTACGTGCGGTACGGCGGCTTCGCGGCCCGCTACTGCCTCGACGACTCCGGCAAGGTGGTCCCCGCGATCGCGAACGCCACCGGCACGCTCGTCCCCGACCGCCGCGACCCGGTGTTCACCGTCCCGGAGTGGGTCGAGCTGCCCGCCTTCCTGCGCCCGCACCTCGAGGCGCGCGGCGCCGCGAAGGTCGCCTCCGTCCCGTACGCCATCGAGAAGGTTCTGCACTTCTCCAACGGCGGCGGGCTCTACACCGGACGGGACACGCGCACCGGCGACCGCGTGGTGCTCAAGGAGGCCCGCCCGCACGCCGGGCTGGACGCCACCGGTGCGGACGCGGTCACCCGCCTGCGCCGGGAACGCGACATGCTCCGCGCGCTCGCCGACGTGCCGCGGGTCGCCCGGGTGCACGACGAGTTCCGCCTCGGCGACCACGACTTCCTCGCACTGGACTTCATCGAGGGCGAGCCGCTCAACAAGGCGCTCGTCCGCCGGTACCCGCTCACCGGGCCGGACGCGACCGACGACGACCTGCGCACGTTCACGGACTGGGCGCTCGACGTGCACGCGCAGGTGGAACGCGTGATCCGGGAGATCCACCGGCGCGGCATCGTCTACGGCGACCTGCACCTGTTCAACGTGATGGTGGGCCCGGACGACCGGATCACGCTGCTCGACTTCGAGGCCGCCCGCGACATCGCGGAGGACGCCCGGCCGGCGCTGCGCAACCAGGCGTTCGCGGCGCCGCGCGACCGGACCGGCTTCGCGGTCGACGAGTACGCGCTGGCCTGCCTGCGACTCGCGCTGTTCCTGCCGCTCACCGCGGTGCTGCGCCTGGCGCCGGAGAAGGCCGCCCACTTCGCCTCGATCATCCGGTCCCGTTTCCCGGTCCCGGCCGAGTACACCGACGACGCGGTGCGGGTCATCCGCGGCGACGACGCGCCACCGGCCCCGCCGATCACGCTGGACCGCGACCGGATCGCCACCGGCATCCTGGCCACCGCCACGCCCACCCGCGAGGACCGGCTGTTCCCCGGCGACATCGAGCAGTTCCGCAGCGGCGGGCTGAGCCTCGGATACGGCGCCGCGGGCGTCCTGTGGACGCTGCACACCTGCGGAGCGGGCCGCTTCCCGGAGCACGAGCAGTGGCTCGCCGACCGGGTCGCGCCACCGCCGTCCGGCAGCCGGCTCGGGCTCTGGGACGGGCTGCACGGCGTGGCGTTCGCGCTGGACGCGCTCGGCCGCACCGGCGAGGCCCGCGACCTGCTGGACATCTGCCTCGGCGAACCCTGGCGCGACCTGAACCACGACCTGGTCAGCGGCCTGGCCGGCGTCGGCCTGAGCCTGGACCGGTTCGGCGAGCGGGCCGCCGCCGACGAGGTGGTCTCGCTGCTGGCGGACCGGCTCGACGCGGCGCCGCCGCCCGCGGACATCAGCGGCAGGTCGCACCCGCACGCGGGTCTGACGCGCGGCTGGAGCGGCCCGGCGATGCTGTTCCTGCGCCGGTACGAGACCACGCGCGACCCGGCGCTGCTCGACCTCGCCGCCCGCGCGCTCGACCGGGACCTGCACGCCTGCGTGCTCACCGACGACGGCGCGATGCACGTGAACGAGGGCTGGCGGACCATGCCGTACCTCGCGCACGGCAGCGCCGGCATCGGCATCGCGCTCGACCGCTACCTGCGGCACGCGCCCTCGGAGCGGTTCCGGGACGCGTCCGACGCGATCAGCCGCGCGGCCCGGTCCCCGTTCTACGCACAGTCCGGGCTGTTCGCCGGGCGCGCCGGGATCGTCGCCTACCTCGCCTCGCGGGTCGGCGCCGGCATCGTCGCGGACGCGCCGGAGCTCGCCCGGCAGGCCGGCGCGCTGGTCTGGCACGCGCTGCCGTACGGCGACCACCTGGCCTTCCCCGGCGAGCAGCTGCTGCGGCTCTCCACCGACGTGGCCACCGGGTCCGCGGGCGTGCTGCTCGCGCTCACCATGGCCCGCGACCCCGAGGGCACGGCACTGCCGCTGCTCGCACCGACCACCACCGCCGATGCGCCCGCGCCACGCACGGCCGTACCCGCCGGAGCACCGGCATGA
- a CDS encoding WGR domain-containing protein, which produces MPADTTYLELSEDSGSAHKFYEVTVDGTDVTIRYGRIGDHGQVKRSSFTTEDKARAEASKKIGEKVRKGYAPAVPGGRQKRSVTRRQIVSTRSTAHAAPILWRYASGSAAFGIFVDDDVCMVGNEAGLVTTLGHDARVLRQFRLPDGVKCIVADDGWLYAGCDDGNVYDLSGKVPRLAYRIAPEIDIYWLDIHDGVLGVSDARGGISAIDHEDEFLWQRPGRGSSAWMVRCDADAVHQGHSAGVTSYDWRTGAELWHTDTRGAVLFGWQEPGKLYAGTSQRQVVELDKNGARHRTYQCDAAVFSCAASPDGRFVFAGDSSSSVYCFDSSGTRLWKLATGCGSAYSMQYHDERLYIVTTNGTLACIDASEAAISAAMGGTLPQAVDVKAPPAMPTVAPSTTVEVVHDPADAAGGVVVECVEDGGRLRIRVVSSGYHQSWQVQFPKGIREPGARYVVSGIREAARGGFYRAYGDIRRLR; this is translated from the coding sequence ATGCCGGCCGACACGACGTACCTCGAGCTCTCCGAGGACTCCGGGAGCGCGCACAAGTTCTATGAGGTGACCGTCGACGGCACGGACGTCACCATCCGCTATGGACGGATCGGGGACCACGGCCAGGTGAAGCGATCGTCGTTCACCACCGAGGACAAGGCGCGGGCGGAGGCGTCCAAGAAGATCGGCGAGAAGGTCCGCAAGGGATACGCACCGGCCGTGCCCGGCGGCCGCCAGAAGCGCTCCGTCACCCGGCGGCAGATCGTCAGCACCCGCTCCACCGCGCACGCCGCGCCGATCCTCTGGCGTTACGCGTCGGGCAGCGCCGCGTTCGGCATCTTCGTCGACGACGACGTGTGCATGGTGGGCAACGAGGCCGGCCTGGTCACCACGCTCGGCCACGACGCGCGGGTGCTGCGCCAGTTCCGCCTGCCGGACGGCGTGAAGTGCATCGTCGCCGACGACGGGTGGCTCTACGCGGGCTGCGACGACGGCAACGTCTACGACCTGTCCGGCAAGGTGCCGCGGCTGGCGTACCGGATCGCCCCCGAGATCGACATCTACTGGCTGGACATCCACGACGGCGTGCTCGGCGTCTCCGACGCGCGCGGCGGCATCTCCGCGATCGACCACGAGGACGAGTTCCTCTGGCAGCGCCCCGGCCGCGGCAGCTCCGCCTGGATGGTCCGGTGCGACGCCGACGCCGTGCACCAGGGCCACTCCGCGGGCGTGACCAGCTACGACTGGCGCACCGGCGCGGAGCTGTGGCACACCGACACCCGCGGCGCGGTGCTGTTCGGCTGGCAGGAACCCGGAAAGCTGTACGCGGGCACCTCTCAGCGGCAGGTCGTCGAGCTGGACAAGAACGGCGCACGCCACCGGACGTACCAGTGCGACGCCGCCGTCTTCTCCTGCGCCGCCTCCCCGGACGGCCGCTTCGTCTTCGCCGGCGACAGCTCGTCCTCCGTCTACTGCTTCGACAGCAGCGGCACCCGGCTGTGGAAGCTCGCCACCGGCTGCGGCTCGGCATACTCGATGCAGTACCACGACGAGCGCCTCTACATCGTCACCACCAACGGCACGCTGGCCTGCATCGACGCCAGCGAGGCCGCGATCAGCGCCGCGATGGGCGGCACGCTGCCGCAGGCGGTCGACGTCAAGGCGCCGCCCGCGATGCCCACGGTCGCGCCGTCCACCACGGTCGAGGTGGTGCACGACCCGGCCGACGCGGCCGGCGGCGTGGTGGTGGAGTGCGTGGAGGACGGCGGGCGCCTCCGCATCCGCGTCGTCTCCTCGGGCTACCACCAGAGCTGGCAGGTCCAGTTCCCGAAGGGCATCCGCGAGCCCGGCGCCCGCTACGTCGTCTCGGGCATCCGGGAGGCGGCGCGCGGCGGCTTCTACCGGGCGTACGGCGACATCCGCCGCCTGCGCTGA